The proteins below come from a single Bactrocera tryoni isolate S06 unplaced genomic scaffold, CSIRO_BtryS06_freeze2 scaffold_25, whole genome shotgun sequence genomic window:
- the LOC120780808 gene encoding secreted RxLR effector protein 161-like → MSPTTDVEKEEMAKVPYMQAIGCLLFASQITRPDISFAVNLLSRFSSNPGKGRWTAVKRVMRYLKGTINSGLVFNAVTSDIVGFCDADWGSDLVARRSTTGYIFKLQGAPISWSTRRQRTVALSSTEAEFMAMTAAIQEATWLQRLQDELTPEASTVMDLHCDNKSAIHVALNNTYSPRTKHVDIKGKFIRQKIESGKIRLCYTPTNNMLADILTKGVPKVKHLNIAKAIGLSNIS, encoded by the coding sequence ATGTCGCCAACTACTGACGTTGAAAAAGAGGAAATGGCGAAAGTACCCTACATGCAGGCTATTGGCTGTTTGTTATTCGCTTCGCAGATCACCCGTCCTGACATAAGCTTCGCAGTAAATTTATTAAGCCGATTCTCCTCAAACCCAGGTAAAGGCCGTTGGACTGCTGTTAAACGCGTCATGAGGTACTTAAAGGGTACAATAAACAGTGGGCTTGTATTCAATGCAGTTACAAGCGACATTGTTGGATTCTGCGATGCAGATTGGGGTAGCGACTTAGTCGCAAGACGATCAACCACCGGCTACATCTTCAAGCTACAAGGTGCTCCTATTTCTTGGTCCACTCGTCGCCAGCGAACAGTAGCGTTATCATCAACTGAAGCCGAATTTATGGCCATGACAGCAGCCATCCAAGAGGCAACGTGGCTCCAGCGACTGCAAGATGAATTGACACCAGAAGCATCAACCGTAATGGACTTACATTGTGACAACAAAAGTGCTATTCATGTCGCTTTAAACAATACGTACTCGCCTCGAACAAAACACGTTGATATAAAGGGTAAATTTATTAGGCAGAAGATAGAGAGCGGTAAAATAAGATTGTGCTACACACCAACAAACAACATGTTAGCAGACATCCTAACAAAAGGCGTACCTAAAGTCAAGCATTTGAACATAGCTAAAGCGATAGGTCTGTCAAATATAAGTTGA